ATGCCATTGCCGCCAAAGCCACCGTTCTGCTCACCGCTCTGCTCCTGCTGGCTTTATTGTACTATTACATCGTGTGCCTCAGTCAGTCGGAAGAACCAGAAGACCTGACTGATCAGCAACTTAATTACGGCGCCCTGCTGATCACATTTCTGTTTGCCGTCAATCCATTCACGCTCTTCTACTCGACGCTCATCATGAGTGAAATCCCCTTCACAGCCTGCACTCTGGGGATTCTCTATCTGATTGCCGTCAGACCAGAACAGCCGCGCAAACGGGATCTGTTTCTAATCACTGCATTACTGGTCTTCCTCCCCTTTCTCCGCACGATCGGGATCGCCATGGTACTGGCTGTCGCCTGCTGGGCAGTGGTCCGAAAATCGCGTTGGCCCTGGCTGGTGGGAGTGGCCTGCTCAATAGCTGCCTCCGGGCTGTGGATGCTGCGCAATGCGGCACTGGGGAAAAGTGGTTACGCCAGTATCGCCGTCAACGAAATCAGATCGCAGGGAGTCATCGGCACAGCGTTTCGCATGTGGGAACGCATGAGTGCTCACTTTGAGAATTTTGGACAACAACTGTTTCCCAATATGCCTGGCATGCGACCAATCTACAGTGGCATGGTTCTTGATGAAATCATCACCTTGCCGGGACCAAGCTGGCTGTACAATCTGATGACGGCAGGAGTCATCTCTCTCGCCTGCTATGGGATGCTCTATCGCCGAAATCGTGGCGGAACTGTTGCCCTGGGTTATCTGGTGTTCAGCGTGGGCATCCTCTCCCTCTGGCCCTGGATGCAGGAACGCTTTATGCTGCCTCTGGTACCTGTCGTTCTTGCATTTGTTCCTTCAGGCTGGGCTGCCCTGAAACGGCACATTCAGGTTGCCCGTCCTGTCACCGGTAAAATATTTGCAGGTGGGTCTGCTTTTGTTTTATTTCTCTTTGTCGGTTGTCTCTGCTGGACTGATACGCAACTGGTCCACGCCAATCTGAAGATGGTCTGGCAACCAGATCGGTTATATGACGAAGAACTGCCCTCCAACGGATTCAGTAACTGGACGAAAGCGGGAGCCTGGCTCAAGCAGAACTCGGAACCCCCAGACCGGATCATCACTCGTCAGGCAGCCATTGCTACAACGGCTCATCGTTTTGAAATGCTGGCTTTTTTTGAACTCGTCAGTCCTGCCAAGCTGCATGAAAGTATTCAGAAGTTCTCTGCACGCTATCTGACATCGTACGACAAAGAGATCGTTTCCGCCTTCCCGTGGTACCTGCTCGACCAGGATCTGGTCTACTGTTTCAACCCTGTCTACGACGAGCAAGGTGTCTTGATTCTCAAAGTCGAGCCCAATCGGAGTGGTACCATTCGCCAGAAATACTGGCGAGCCGGTGAATCTCTGGAGATCGCTCGACAAGCCTATGAACAGTTCCCTCACCGCTCGACCTTTCAGACAGCTCTGGCACAAGAGATGTTCAAAAATGAAGACTATGAAGAATTGATCGGATTCATCAAACAGCTTCAAGTGCAGCAGGTTAAAGATGTGAAACTCACCTCTCTGCTGGGCTGGTGCTATTTTAAGACAGAACAATATCCGAAGGCGATTCAGGAATTCCAGTTTGCCCTGGGCATGCCCGGTCAGAAAATGATGCGTGGTGACCTGATCCGGGGAATTGAGCTGTCACATAAATATATCGCTAATCAGCAAGACCTCTCACCGGAAGAAGCAAATCGTAAAGCAGCGAAGAAATCGCTGCAACTCGCGCGAACCTGGTGGGAATACTCGCAGATCGATAAAGCGGAAACGGAGTTGAACAAGGCCTTGCAGCGGGAATCTCTTGATTCAGAAACCCAGTCAAAAATGCAGACCCTGCTGGCGAAAGTCTACCTGGCTCAGGGACGGGAGACTGAAGCAACCGAGCAGTTAGAGCTCGCTCTGAAAACAGCCCCAACAACGGAGAAAAATGAAGCACAAACGCTGCTGGGAATGATTCAGCGCGAGGCCCGCGTCGAAAAATTCTTAAATAATCCGAGAAAATATTCTGTTGATAAAACGGGACACAATGACATTCCGCTTAAGGAAGAGATCCTGCAACTCGCTCAGGAATATGAAGACTTTGGCGTACCCGGAAAATCACTGGCCTTAATGGAACGCGTGAATACTGTGTTTCCCAAGCAGTTAGAAATTCTCACGTTACTTCTTAAGTATCAGTTGCTCTTTACCCTCACAGCGGAGGCGGAAGAGACCTATGCTCAGCTCAATGTCCTCGCCCCCCAAGAGCACGGACTGTTAGAAGCAGCAAAAAAAATCGAAGCACTGAAGCTGGTTCCCCGTTTCTGAAAAGCAACCATCAACCGCCCTGCATGTGTCCACCGGGTTTCATTCCGGCATGCGCCGCTGCAGAGGGTAGACTATTCATATCTCAATTCGTTGCGGGCCAGGAACGGGGGAACCTCTTATGGAACTCTGGATTGATGGCTGGCTGGATTATCTACTTGACGCCTGGCGGACTGCAACCACCGCCGAGTACCTGAAACTGATGGTCGGCGTTATTCTCATCGGAGGCTTTTTCAGCATTCGCAGCAGCAAAGTGAGATGACTAACTCTCCTGAGTGACTTCTACACGCCACTGCTCGCCGGCATACGCGACGACATCTCCCGGTGCAAGCTGTTTACGACGCCGTGTTTCTACAACGCCGTTCACAGTCACTTCACCTGCCTGGATGACAACCTTGGCATGTCCACCGGTGCCGACAGCGCCTTGCTGTTTCAGAAACTGATCCAGTCGGATCGGGGGACGTTCCTCATGTGACATTACTTATCTCCCGTCTTGACTGCACGCTTTTTCTTCTTTTTGGGCTGCCAGCGCTGCTGTAGTTCCTTAAGCTCCTCGGCTGTCGGTGCCTTGAAAGTCGGATCCTGTGGATGGGTGGAAGAAAGTGCGTCGGTATCTCCCACCTCCTTCTGCCAGGTTTTCAAAGCCGTCAGTAAATGGTCTGCCTGCTGCTGGTAATCGGGATTACCGAACAGGTTGCGGGTCTCTGCCGGATCGTCCTGCAAATCGAAGAGCTGTGTTTTGTTAATCTGCGGATAAGTAATCAGCTTCCAGCGACCATCGCGGGCCGAGCGCTGCACGTCTTTGTAAGCGGTGCATAACGTTTCTCGAGTCTGCTTCTGCTCACCTGTGATCACAGGCCACATAC
The DNA window shown above is from Gimesia chilikensis and carries:
- a CDS encoding RNA-binding S4 domain-containing protein, with the translated sequence MSHEERPPIRLDQFLKQQGAVGTGGHAKVVIQAGEVTVNGVVETRRRKQLAPGDVVAYAGEQWRVEVTQES